The following proteins come from a genomic window of Pirellula staleyi DSM 6068:
- the aroH gene encoding chorismate mutase, whose product MRCRGVRGATTTDANSRDEILTATRQLLALMIRVNDIKAEDVASAIFSLTSDLDAEFPALAARQLGWLDVPLLCTYEVNVPGSLRRCIRILLNWNTEKSQSEIQHVYIKEAVRLRPDLSKLPPVDFTELETWITQQMDSLKKT is encoded by the coding sequence ATGCGATGCCGTGGAGTGCGTGGAGCAACCACTACCGACGCCAATAGTCGAGACGAAATTCTGACCGCCACTCGGCAACTGCTGGCGCTGATGATTCGAGTGAACGACATCAAGGCTGAAGATGTGGCGAGCGCAATTTTCAGCCTCACGAGCGATTTGGATGCAGAATTTCCGGCACTCGCGGCCCGCCAACTCGGCTGGCTCGATGTACCGCTGCTCTGCACCTACGAAGTCAACGTTCCGGGAAGCTTGCGACGCTGTATTCGCATCCTGCTCAACTGGAACACCGAAAAATCGCAAAGCGAAATCCAGCACGTCTACATCAAAGAGGCTGTCCGCCTACGCCCCGACCTTTCGAAGCTTCCCCCGGTCGACTTCACCGAACTCGAAACGTGGATCACGCAGCAGATGGACAGCTTGAAGAAGACTTAA
- a CDS encoding SgcJ/EcaC family oxidoreductase gives MVRCKKLAPSWFSVSLIRMAGLAAVPWLLGLTAVSAQEKQPPAAPAVAAEKPAKTAAEDAEILAMTRNYAAAYTQNDAKLVASYWAEKGVYIDPETGTSIEGREKIEAAFAKNFASEKGTSLQVAVQSIRGISPDVAEVAGIAVVSVPGGVSSESSFVAMLVKQAGGWKIDSVRESETAVPVSNYERLADLEWMVGEWKEEAGETKIFTRCRWIANRNFLLRSFTVMQGEEVQLAGTQIIGYDASIGTMRSWVFDTDGGFGEGVWAATKGESGEAKWTVKMSGVLQDGRRAAATQVITKIDKDKATFQTVGREVDGELLPSSPAVTVVRVASSDVDANSSLGDVAVPTASSADSAAPSDNPRDKNEAPAPQQPAESK, from the coding sequence ATGGTCCGTTGTAAAAAGCTTGCTCCGTCGTGGTTTTCTGTCTCGCTGATCCGCATGGCAGGGCTCGCTGCTGTGCCTTGGCTCCTCGGGCTCACTGCGGTTTCTGCCCAAGAGAAGCAGCCCCCAGCTGCTCCTGCCGTTGCTGCTGAAAAACCAGCCAAAACCGCAGCCGAAGACGCCGAAATCCTGGCGATGACCCGCAATTACGCTGCTGCCTACACTCAAAACGACGCGAAGCTCGTCGCTTCTTATTGGGCGGAAAAAGGTGTCTACATCGATCCCGAGACCGGAACTTCGATCGAAGGACGCGAAAAAATCGAGGCGGCTTTCGCCAAAAACTTTGCCAGTGAAAAAGGGACATCGCTACAAGTCGCCGTCCAGTCGATTCGGGGAATCAGCCCCGATGTGGCGGAAGTCGCCGGAATCGCGGTGGTTTCGGTTCCTGGCGGTGTCTCGAGCGAATCAAGCTTCGTGGCGATGCTCGTGAAGCAGGCGGGCGGCTGGAAAATCGATAGTGTCCGCGAGAGCGAAACGGCCGTTCCCGTTTCCAACTACGAACGTCTGGCAGATCTCGAATGGATGGTCGGTGAGTGGAAGGAAGAAGCGGGCGAAACCAAGATTTTCACCCGTTGCCGCTGGATTGCCAATCGAAACTTCCTGCTCCGCAGTTTCACGGTCATGCAAGGGGAAGAAGTGCAACTGGCCGGCACGCAAATCATTGGCTACGACGCCTCGATTGGGACGATGCGATCGTGGGTTTTCGATACCGATGGTGGCTTTGGCGAAGGGGTTTGGGCCGCCACGAAGGGCGAATCGGGTGAAGCGAAATGGACTGTGAAAATGAGTGGCGTGCTGCAAGATGGCCGCCGCGCCGCTGCGACCCAAGTCATCACAAAAATCGACAAAGATAAAGCTACTTTTCAAACCGTGGGACGCGAAGTCGATGGCGAACTACTCCCCAGTTCGCCCGCTGTTACTGTCGTGAGGGTTGCCTCGAGCGACGTGGATGCGAATAGTTCTCTTGGCGATGTCGCCGTTCCCACCGCAAGCAGCGCGGATTCAGCTGCTCCGTCTGATAACCCACGCGATAAAAACGAAGCTCCTGCTCCCCAGCAGCCCGCAGAATCCAAATGA
- a CDS encoding PH domain-containing protein yields MSAATAEPSTTSHRPQAIAGVAPTERKEVSIMTVWPSVAAYGLGRFLGSLYSIRWPDIYIFRLGNLIALKAIPISLVLFFMRIAPFIGTRYALTNRRIIVQRGLTAVEDRAVDLDRFDNIEIVVQPGQSWYDAGDLVFRLGNVETFRLEGVSRPEAFRATIMKAHISHVGVKRALKK; encoded by the coding sequence ATGTCCGCAGCGACTGCCGAACCATCCACCACTTCCCATCGTCCGCAAGCGATCGCTGGTGTCGCTCCCACGGAGCGTAAAGAAGTGTCGATCATGACCGTTTGGCCCAGCGTGGCCGCTTACGGTCTCGGTCGTTTTCTCGGCAGCCTCTATTCGATTCGCTGGCCCGACATCTATATCTTTCGCCTCGGCAATTTAATCGCACTCAAAGCGATTCCGATTTCGCTGGTTTTGTTTTTCATGCGAATCGCGCCATTCATTGGCACCCGCTACGCACTCACCAATCGACGAATCATTGTGCAGCGTGGTCTCACGGCTGTTGAAGATCGCGCGGTCGACCTCGATCGCTTCGATAACATCGAGATTGTCGTTCAGCCTGGCCAAAGTTGGTACGACGCTGGCGATCTCGTTTTTCGCCTGGGCAATGTCGAAACGTTTCGTCTTGAGGGTGTGTCTCGCCCTGAAGCGTTCCGCGCCACGATCATGAAGGCTCACATTTCCCACGTGGGTGTGAAGCGAGCTTTGAAGAAGTAA
- a CDS encoding pyroglutamyl-peptidase I: MKRVLITAFEPYDRWPENSSWLALVELTRELPERPQIVTRRYPVHFEKAKTKLFEDLSTGFDYTIHLGQAPGTSRVQLEAVGLNVGGNSGQRPDEFRVLVENAPVAYRTNLPLGSWSEKIRELGIPCQVSYHAGTYLCNAMLYLSQHFARQNNWATKSVFVHLPLAPKQVLLERQDVPTLKTEDAARAIREILKMIDDAEPMLA, from the coding sequence ATGAAGCGTGTTTTGATCACGGCTTTCGAGCCTTACGACCGTTGGCCCGAGAATTCGAGTTGGCTTGCGCTGGTCGAATTGACGCGAGAACTTCCCGAACGTCCGCAAATTGTGACGCGTCGCTATCCGGTCCACTTCGAAAAAGCGAAAACAAAATTATTCGAAGATCTATCAACCGGTTTTGATTACACGATTCACCTGGGACAAGCACCAGGAACATCACGCGTGCAGCTCGAGGCCGTGGGGCTTAACGTCGGTGGAAACAGTGGTCAGCGTCCCGACGAATTTCGTGTACTCGTGGAAAATGCGCCGGTCGCTTACCGCACTAATCTTCCACTGGGAAGTTGGAGCGAAAAAATTCGCGAGCTCGGAATCCCTTGCCAAGTTTCCTATCACGCAGGGACCTACTTATGCAACGCGATGCTCTATCTGAGCCAGCACTTTGCGCGGCAAAATAACTGGGCGACGAAATCGGTTTTCGTCCATTTACCGCTAGCTCCGAAGCAGGTGCTGCTGGAGCGACAAGATGTGCCGACACTCAAGACCGAAGATGCGGCACGTGCGATTCGAGAAATCTTGAAAATGATCGATGACGCTGAACCAATGCTGGCTTAG
- a CDS encoding thioredoxin family protein, giving the protein MISTNFLRQKVLIGACLGWMLLGPAGAIYAGKYNPKLSIGDAAPALEGLEATDGKKYSLADFQEKRFVVLAFTCNTCPYAVDYEDRIAALAKKLTDAGDGVVLAINANQVEDDLLPAMKQRAEEKKFPFLYLHDATQQVAKSYGATYTPEFVVLDEHRKVVYLGAMDDSPDGKKIEKPYIDNVIAALRAGKSAEIAETPAVGCAVRYVRERRTKK; this is encoded by the coding sequence ATGATTTCGACGAACTTTCTTCGCCAGAAAGTGCTCATCGGAGCCTGTTTGGGTTGGATGTTGCTCGGCCCAGCGGGGGCAATTTACGCCGGCAAGTACAATCCGAAGCTCAGTATTGGCGACGCAGCTCCTGCACTAGAGGGGCTCGAAGCGACTGATGGTAAAAAATATTCGCTCGCCGACTTCCAAGAAAAGAGGTTTGTGGTGCTCGCTTTCACGTGTAATACCTGCCCTTATGCCGTGGATTACGAGGATCGAATCGCAGCACTCGCGAAAAAACTGACCGACGCAGGTGATGGCGTGGTGCTGGCGATCAACGCCAATCAGGTGGAAGACGATCTTTTGCCAGCGATGAAGCAGCGTGCTGAGGAAAAAAAGTTCCCGTTTCTCTACCTGCACGATGCCACGCAGCAAGTCGCCAAGTCGTATGGTGCGACTTACACCCCCGAATTTGTCGTGCTCGACGAGCATCGCAAGGTGGTTTACCTCGGCGCGATGGACGATAGTCCCGATGGAAAGAAGATCGAAAAGCCGTACATCGACAACGTGATTGCGGCGCTACGTGCGGGAAAGTCGGCTGAAATTGCCGAAACGCCTGCGGTGGGATGCGCCGTGCGCTACGTGCGAGAACGTCGCACGAAGAAGTAG
- the aroE gene encoding shikimate dehydrogenase, producing the protein MTAPSLQEIVCCMGQPVAGNPTQYMMEKAFIAAGLDWRYLTCEVPAAQLPDAMRGMRAFGFRGGNFTIPHKVAVIEHLDSLSTAAELMQAVNCVNRVGDQLIGENTDGKGFVQSLREVIDPAGKRVVIIGAGSAARAIAVELGLAGTEHLTIVNRSLPRGQELTDLLVTKAKLQAEFVHLVGDYEVTPDTHILVNATSIGLGDAGAKVPVALDTIVAPLVVADVIFNPPQTWLIRNAAERGCTTIDGLGMLVNQAVISFKIWTGIDPDASVMREALEEFLGI; encoded by the coding sequence GTGACAGCCCCTTCGCTACAAGAGATCGTTTGCTGCATGGGCCAACCTGTCGCAGGAAATCCCACGCAGTACATGATGGAGAAGGCGTTTATCGCTGCGGGGCTCGACTGGCGTTATCTGACTTGCGAAGTTCCCGCCGCTCAGCTCCCCGATGCTATGCGCGGCATGCGTGCCTTCGGATTTCGTGGCGGAAACTTCACCATCCCGCACAAAGTGGCGGTCATCGAACATCTCGATTCGCTGAGCACGGCGGCCGAATTGATGCAGGCGGTGAACTGCGTCAATCGCGTTGGCGATCAGTTAATCGGCGAGAACACCGATGGCAAAGGCTTCGTACAATCGCTGCGCGAGGTGATCGATCCGGCGGGAAAACGCGTGGTGATCATCGGTGCCGGTAGCGCGGCGCGAGCGATTGCTGTTGAACTCGGCCTGGCTGGCACCGAGCATCTAACGATCGTCAATCGCAGCCTTCCGCGTGGCCAGGAACTCACCGATCTGCTGGTGACCAAAGCCAAACTCCAGGCCGAGTTTGTGCATCTCGTCGGCGACTACGAAGTGACTCCCGACACGCATATCTTGGTGAATGCCACCTCGATTGGCCTCGGCGATGCCGGAGCGAAGGTTCCCGTGGCGCTCGATACCATCGTCGCGCCACTGGTGGTTGCGGATGTGATTTTCAATCCGCCGCAAACCTGGCTCATTCGAAATGCAGCCGAGCGTGGCTGTACGACGATCGATGGCCTCGGAATGCTGGTTAATCAGGCGGTGATCAGTTTCAAAATTTGGACCGGTATCGATCCCGACGCTTCCGTGATGCGTGAAGCGCTCGAAGAATTCCTCGGCATCTAA
- a CDS encoding pyridoxine 5'-phosphate synthase has translation MPELGVNIDHVATIRQARKTYEPDPVAAAVLAELGGADTITVHLREDMRHIQTRDVRVLRETVHIKLNLELSVAPEIVELACQVKPDQATLVPERREEVTTEGGLDVVSHEAAVARAMEKLQKAGIPVSLFLDPDSRQLEAAKRLGSEAVELHTGQYALTKGAAQHEELVKLTNAGALIRSLGMALHAGHGLNYYNVKPVAAIDGMHELNIGHSIVARAVFVGLERAVREMKQLIG, from the coding sequence ATGCCCGAACTCGGTGTGAACATCGACCACGTTGCGACGATTCGTCAGGCTCGAAAAACTTATGAACCCGATCCGGTAGCGGCGGCTGTGCTGGCCGAATTGGGTGGAGCCGACACCATTACGGTGCATTTGCGCGAGGATATGCGGCACATTCAAACGCGCGACGTCCGAGTGCTGCGAGAAACGGTGCACATCAAGCTGAACCTCGAGCTGAGCGTTGCTCCCGAGATTGTCGAGCTTGCCTGTCAGGTGAAACCCGATCAGGCGACCCTGGTTCCCGAGCGCCGCGAGGAAGTGACGACCGAAGGTGGTCTCGACGTGGTTTCGCACGAAGCAGCAGTGGCTCGCGCGATGGAAAAACTGCAAAAAGCAGGGATTCCGGTCAGTCTGTTCCTCGATCCCGACAGCCGCCAGCTCGAAGCGGCCAAGCGTTTGGGGAGCGAAGCGGTGGAACTTCACACCGGTCAGTACGCCCTTACTAAAGGTGCCGCGCAGCACGAAGAGCTTGTCAAACTCACGAATGCTGGTGCACTGATTCGCTCGCTGGGGATGGCGCTCCACGCCGGCCACGGGTTGAATTACTACAACGTGAAGCCGGTGGCGGCAATCGATGGGATGCACGAGCTGAATATCGGGCACAGCATCGTGGCGCGAGCCGTTTTTGTGGGACTCGAGCGAGCCGTACGTGAGATGAAGCAGCTGATCGGCTAA
- a CDS encoding DUF1501 domain-containing protein, with product MQLPLPMLESISRRQWLTGASSAVGVAALASLLSGDSRGAEQIRGNVHPGILKQTHFPARAKRIIYLVMSGGPSHIDLFDYKPKLKDYHGQELPESVRQGQRVTGMTAGQKSFPCASSIFKFDRHGETGTYISELLPHTAKVVDDLTIIKTMNTEAINHDPAITFLQTGSQQPGRPSIGSWLSYGLGNANDNLPSFVVMISQGSGNKTDQPIFSRLWGSGFIPSEHQGVRLRAGKDPVLYLSNPEGVDREQRRNMLDAVSQLNQLQSSELGDPEIQARIAQYEMAFRMQASVPELTDLSGETQETLDRYGINDSNVDGGFARNCLLARRMAERDVRFIQLMHRGWDQHSSLPGQIKGQCSDVDRPSAALVQDLKERGLLDDTLVIWGGEFGRTVYSQGSLTPTNYGRDHHGRCFTLWMAGGGMKPGVSWGETDDYCYNIVKDGVHVHDFQATILHALGIDHTKLTYRFQGRDFRLTDVHGNVVKGLLA from the coding sequence ATGCAACTTCCACTTCCGATGCTCGAAAGCATTTCGCGACGACAATGGCTCACAGGTGCATCGTCGGCTGTTGGCGTTGCCGCACTGGCTTCGCTCCTGTCTGGCGACTCGCGCGGAGCTGAGCAAATACGTGGCAATGTGCATCCGGGCATTCTGAAGCAAACGCATTTTCCCGCCCGAGCTAAACGGATCATTTACCTGGTGATGTCGGGTGGCCCAAGCCACATTGATCTGTTCGATTACAAACCGAAACTGAAGGATTATCACGGCCAGGAACTGCCGGAATCGGTACGCCAAGGACAACGTGTCACCGGCATGACGGCGGGACAGAAATCGTTCCCTTGTGCATCGTCGATCTTCAAATTCGATCGCCATGGCGAAACGGGAACCTACATCAGCGAACTGCTGCCGCACACAGCCAAAGTGGTCGACGATCTCACGATCATCAAGACGATGAACACCGAGGCGATTAATCACGACCCGGCGATCACTTTTTTGCAAACCGGCTCGCAGCAGCCGGGGCGTCCGAGCATTGGATCATGGCTCAGCTATGGGCTTGGGAACGCGAACGACAATCTGCCGTCGTTTGTGGTGATGATCTCGCAAGGGAGTGGCAATAAGACCGATCAGCCGATCTTCTCGCGACTCTGGGGAAGTGGCTTTATTCCGTCGGAGCATCAAGGCGTTCGCTTGCGAGCTGGTAAAGATCCAGTCTTGTACCTCTCGAATCCCGAGGGGGTCGATCGCGAGCAGCGGCGCAACATGCTCGATGCAGTTTCGCAGCTGAACCAGTTGCAAAGCAGCGAACTGGGGGATCCTGAAATTCAGGCCCGCATTGCGCAGTACGAAATGGCGTTTCGCATGCAAGCGTCGGTCCCCGAGCTCACCGATTTGTCGGGGGAAACGCAGGAAACGCTCGATCGCTACGGCATTAACGATAGCAACGTCGATGGTGGATTCGCCCGCAACTGCCTCCTCGCGCGACGCATGGCCGAACGCGACGTACGGTTCATTCAGCTGATGCATCGCGGCTGGGATCAGCACAGCAGCTTGCCGGGGCAGATCAAGGGTCAATGCAGCGACGTCGATCGCCCGTCGGCAGCACTCGTTCAGGACCTAAAAGAGCGAGGTCTGCTCGACGACACACTCGTGATTTGGGGTGGCGAATTTGGCCGCACCGTCTACAGCCAAGGTTCGCTGACTCCCACCAACTATGGTCGCGATCACCATGGACGCTGCTTTACGCTTTGGATGGCGGGTGGTGGGATGAAACCGGGTGTTTCCTGGGGCGAAACCGATGATTATTGCTACAACATCGTGAAAGATGGTGTGCATGTTCATGATTTCCAGGCGACGATTTTGCATGCTCTGGGGATCGATCACACGAAGCTAACCTACCGCTTTCAGGGACGCGATTTCCGCCTCACCGATGTGCACGGAAACGTGGTGAAAGGTCTGCTGGCTTAA
- a CDS encoding PSD1 and planctomycete cytochrome C domain-containing protein, whose product MPQPTPFQVFLASFVLAITCATQVSSAAEIDFVKQVRPILSDRCFRCHGPDSGTREAGLRLDERKSAITALDSGETAIIPGKPDESELIKRLLATDHDVVMPPPETGKKVSAAEVATLRQWIAEGANFAAHWSFVPPVKSAVPVTKNRDWSRGVIDQFVLARLEKEGLVPEAEADRAALIRRVTLDLTGLPPTPSEVDAFTSDSRPDAFERVVDRLLSSPAYGERMAVDWLDAARFADTHGFHIDSGRDMTRWREYVIDAFATNLPYDVFTREQLAGDLLPKSDDEKVTHRQLVASGFNRNHMINFEGGAIPAEYHNAYIVDRVSTTSTVFLGLTVACAQCHDHKYDPISHREFYQLYAFFNNVPENGLDGSRGNAAPLLKSPSRIQQVMQESMKSKIAATEKRIAEELAKAIPAGSSLEKVLIEQGATKFTILEGAKASSRGKATFEKLDDGSLRVGGPNAATEIYTIDLDTSSLVSRDMQQQLSALRVEALPDSALQGSGPGRSVNGNIVLTDIELHLLDDAGSPVERLAIATATADFSQETFPASNTIDDNLTTGWAIHPQVGKEHQLTLELVRPIAAKRVRLVLKFESQFAQHQLGRFRVSGTGASYPQLTAEHIAALSKPAPARNQEDATLIHSLMEKLAVSPELRSLQADLQKQKSELAAIDQAIPTTMVMAEMPSPRDTFIKLRGAYDANGEKVTAEVPAALPPLGSDQPRNRLGLANWLTDAQHPLLARVTVNRFWQMFFGIGLVKTSEDFGSQGELPSHPELLDYLAVDFVGADRATERWDVKRLVKQIVLSSTYRQSSRVTPEKLARDPENRLLARGSRFRLQAEFLRDSSLYLSGLLDSNIGGKSVSPYQPAGIWEELASRADGDNWTAQKYKQDHGQDLYRRTMYTFWKRTAPPPTLVTFDAPDRETCTVRRARTNTPLQALVMLNDPTYVEASRQFAARLLSDPSLKNDGERLRLAVKMVTARQAKPLELSILQSVIDYQRSHYAKHADQATKLLAVGESKSPEGLEASELAAWTILCSTLLNTDEAMNR is encoded by the coding sequence ATGCCCCAGCCAACACCCTTCCAGGTGTTCCTCGCATCGTTCGTGCTCGCCATCACTTGTGCGACTCAAGTTTCGAGCGCTGCGGAAATCGATTTCGTGAAACAGGTCCGTCCGATTCTTTCGGATCGATGCTTTCGCTGTCACGGACCTGATAGCGGAACGCGCGAAGCGGGGCTGCGTCTCGACGAGCGTAAGTCGGCCATCACAGCGCTCGACTCGGGCGAAACAGCCATCATTCCAGGCAAGCCCGATGAGAGTGAGCTCATTAAACGGCTCTTGGCAACCGATCACGATGTGGTGATGCCCCCTCCCGAGACCGGGAAAAAAGTTTCAGCAGCCGAAGTCGCCACGCTGCGTCAGTGGATCGCTGAAGGGGCCAACTTTGCTGCTCACTGGTCCTTTGTTCCTCCCGTGAAATCGGCTGTTCCGGTGACCAAGAATCGCGACTGGTCGCGCGGGGTGATCGATCAGTTCGTGCTGGCTCGACTCGAAAAAGAAGGACTTGTGCCTGAAGCTGAAGCCGACCGCGCAGCACTCATCCGGCGTGTGACTCTCGATCTCACGGGACTTCCCCCTACGCCTTCCGAGGTCGATGCGTTTACAAGCGATAGCCGCCCCGACGCTTTCGAACGCGTGGTGGATCGACTGCTCAGTTCACCTGCTTACGGCGAACGGATGGCGGTCGACTGGCTCGACGCTGCTCGCTTTGCCGACACGCACGGCTTTCATATCGACAGTGGCCGCGACATGACTCGTTGGCGCGAGTATGTCATCGACGCCTTTGCTACGAATCTGCCCTACGATGTCTTCACGCGCGAGCAACTTGCTGGCGATTTGCTCCCGAAATCCGACGACGAGAAGGTGACGCACCGACAACTGGTTGCCAGTGGATTCAATCGCAACCACATGATCAATTTCGAAGGTGGTGCGATCCCGGCCGAATATCACAACGCCTACATCGTCGACCGCGTTAGTACGACAAGCACAGTATTCCTGGGACTCACCGTCGCTTGTGCCCAGTGCCACGATCACAAGTACGATCCGATCAGCCACCGCGAGTTCTATCAGCTCTACGCATTTTTCAACAACGTTCCAGAGAATGGTCTGGATGGCTCGCGTGGCAATGCCGCGCCGCTGCTGAAATCACCCTCGCGTATTCAGCAGGTAATGCAGGAGTCCATGAAGTCGAAGATTGCGGCGACCGAAAAGCGAATTGCCGAGGAACTTGCGAAAGCGATTCCCGCTGGAAGTTCGCTCGAGAAAGTACTCATCGAACAAGGGGCCACGAAGTTTACGATCCTCGAGGGAGCCAAAGCTTCGTCGCGCGGAAAAGCGACGTTCGAAAAACTCGACGATGGCTCACTACGGGTAGGTGGCCCCAACGCTGCCACTGAGATTTACACGATCGACCTCGATACCAGTTCGCTTGTCTCGCGCGATATGCAGCAGCAACTGTCGGCCTTACGAGTTGAAGCTCTTCCCGACTCGGCACTTCAAGGAAGTGGTCCCGGACGAAGTGTGAATGGCAACATTGTGCTCACCGATATCGAGCTTCACCTGCTCGACGACGCAGGGAGTCCGGTAGAGCGTCTGGCCATCGCCACTGCCACTGCCGACTTTAGCCAAGAGACATTTCCAGCCAGCAACACCATCGACGACAACCTGACGACGGGCTGGGCCATTCATCCCCAAGTTGGCAAAGAACATCAGCTGACGCTCGAACTCGTGCGGCCCATTGCCGCCAAGCGAGTCCGATTAGTGCTGAAGTTCGAATCGCAGTTTGCGCAGCATCAACTCGGACGCTTCCGCGTCAGCGGAACAGGCGCGAGCTATCCGCAGCTGACAGCCGAGCACATAGCGGCTCTCTCGAAACCAGCCCCGGCTCGCAATCAGGAAGACGCAACGCTCATCCACTCGCTGATGGAGAAGCTCGCGGTTTCGCCTGAACTTCGCTCACTACAAGCCGATTTACAGAAGCAAAAGAGCGAACTGGCGGCGATCGACCAGGCGATCCCGACGACGATGGTGATGGCCGAAATGCCAAGCCCACGCGACACGTTCATCAAGCTGCGAGGGGCCTACGACGCCAACGGCGAGAAAGTGACAGCTGAAGTTCCCGCAGCTCTTCCTCCGCTCGGAAGCGACCAGCCGCGCAACCGTTTGGGACTCGCTAACTGGCTCACCGACGCACAGCATCCTTTGCTCGCACGGGTGACCGTGAACCGCTTTTGGCAGATGTTTTTTGGAATTGGACTCGTGAAGACGAGCGAGGATTTTGGATCGCAAGGCGAGCTCCCCAGCCACCCCGAATTGCTCGATTACTTGGCCGTTGATTTTGTCGGTGCCGATCGTGCGACCGAGCGCTGGGATGTCAAACGCCTTGTGAAGCAGATCGTCCTCTCGAGCACCTATCGCCAAAGCTCGCGTGTGACTCCGGAAAAGCTGGCACGAGATCCTGAGAATCGACTTCTCGCGCGTGGCAGCCGTTTTCGATTGCAGGCTGAATTCTTGCGTGATTCGTCGCTCTATTTGAGTGGCCTACTCGACAGCAACATCGGCGGGAAGAGCGTTTCCCCTTATCAGCCGGCAGGTATTTGGGAAGAACTTGCCTCGCGAGCCGACGGTGATAATTGGACCGCGCAGAAGTACAAACAAGATCACGGCCAAGATCTTTATCGCCGCACGATGTACACGTTTTGGAAGCGCACAGCTCCTCCACCCACGCTCGTCACCTTCGACGCGCCGGATCGCGAAACTTGCACGGTTCGGCGAGCTCGCACCAACACGCCACTGCAAGCGCTCGTGATGCTCAACGACCCCACGTATGTCGAAGCTTCACGACAATTTGCCGCACGTTTGCTCTCCGATCCTTCGCTGAAGAACGACGGCGAACGACTTCGTTTGGCTGTCAAAATGGTAACTGCTCGCCAGGCCAAACCACTCGAGCTATCGATCCTGCAAAGCGTGATTGACTACCAGCGTTCGCACTACGCCAAGCATGCCGATCAAGCGACGAAACTGCTCGCCGTCGGTGAGTCGAAGAGCCCCGAGGGACTGGAAGCGAGTGAGCTCGCAGCCTGGACGATTCTCTGCAGCACACTGCTAAACACCGATGAAGCGATGAACCGGTAG